One region of Camelus bactrianus isolate YW-2024 breed Bactrian camel chromosome 22, ASM4877302v1, whole genome shotgun sequence genomic DNA includes:
- the PANK3 gene encoding pantothenate kinase 3, protein MKIKDAKKPSFPWFGMDIGGTLVKLSYFEPIDITAEEEQEEVESLKSIRKYLTSNVAYGSTGIRDVHLELKDLTLFGRRGNLHFIRFPTQDLPTFIQMGRDKNFSTLHTVLCATGGGAYKFEKDFRTIGNLHLHKLDELDCLVKGLLYIDSVSFNGQAECYYFANASEPERCQKMPFNLDDPYPLLVVNIGSGVSILAVHSKDNYKRVTGTSLGGGTFLGLCSLLTGCESFEEALEMASKGDSTQADKLVRDIYGGDYERFGLPGWAVASSFGNMIYKEKRESVSKEDLARATLVTITNNIGSVARMCAVNEKINRVVFVGNFLRVNTLSMKLLAYALDYWSKGQLKALFLEHEGYFGAVGALLGLPNFS, encoded by the exons CTTTCCCATGGTTTGGCATGGACATTGGGGGAACTTTAGTGAAGCTCTCATACTTTGAACCTATTGATATCACAGCAGAGGAAGAACAAGAAGAAGTTGAGAGCTTAAAAAGTATCCGGAAATATTTGACTTCTAATGTAGCATATGGATCCACTGGTATTCGGGATGTACACCTTGAACTGAAGGATTTAACACTTTTTGGCCGGAGAGGGAACTTGCACTTTATCAGATTTCCAACCCAGGACCTGCCTACTTTTATCCAAATGGGAAGAGATAAAAACTTCTCAACATTACACACGGTGCTATGTGCTACAGGAGGTGGTGCTTACAAGTTTGAAAAAGATTTTCGCACA ATTGGAAACCTCCACCTGCACAAACTGGATGAACTTGACTGCCTTGTAAAGGGCTTGCTGTATATAGATTCTGTCAGTTTCAATGGACAAGCAGAGTGCTATTATTTTGCTAATGCCTCAGAACCTGAGAGATGCCAAAAGATGCCTTTTAACCTGGACGATCCCTATCCACTGCTGGTAGTGAACATTGGCTCAGGAGTCAGTATTTTAGCAGTCCATTCCAAAGACAACTATAAACGAGTAACTGGGACAAG ccTTGGAGGGGGTACTTTTCTGGGTTTATGTAGTTTATTGACTGGCTGTGAGAGTTTTGAAGAGGCTCTTGAAATGGCATCCAAAGGTGACAGCACGCAAGCTGACAAGCTGGTCCGTGATATTTACGGAGGCGATTATGAAAGATTTGGTCTGCCTGGCTGGGCTGTAGCATCTAG TTTTGGGAATATGATTTATAAGGAGAAACGAGAATCTGTCAGTAAAGAAGATCTAGCGAGAGCTACTTTAGTTACTATCACCAATAACATTGGTTCTGTGGCACGGATGTGTGCTGTTAATGAG aaaataaacagaGTTGTCTTTGTTGGAAACTTTCTACGTGTCAATACTCTTTCAATGAAACTTTTGGCATATGCACTGGATTACTGGTCAAAAGGTCAACTGAAAGCGTTGTTTCTAGAGCATGAG GGCTATTTTGGAGCAGTTGGTGCACTCCTTGGGCTGCCAAATTTCAGCTAA